AAATGGGTTTTCCTTTGTTAAGGACAACAAAGACTACTATGACAATTGTGCCAGAATTCTGCGTGAGTTATTCATCGCAACCAAGAAGGATCGCGAGAGACTTAATGGAGATTCTGCCATTACTGTTGAGGagaaacaacagaaatGGGTTCTCAAGGGTTCAGTGGCGATTATTAGGCACGCCGATAGAACTCCTAAACAGAAATTTAagttttctttcaaatcaCAATATTTTGTGAGCCTTCTCCAGGGTCACAAAACTGAGGTTATTATTAGAGACAAGGATCATCTCAGACATGTTCTATCTGTTACTGACAAAGTGATCGAGGTAGGTGCAGAAGATCCTGTGAAGCTTAACCAACTTAAGCGGGCCTTAGAGAAAAAGCTTGATTTACCTGGAACTAAGGTCCAACTTAAACCGGTTCTTAGctccaaagaagaagttgagaaaGTTCAATTAATCATTAAGTGGGGTGGTGAACCCACCCATTCAGCAAGATATCAGGCGTTGGATTTGGGTGAGCAAATGCGTAAAGATATGATGCTACTGAATAAGAACTGTCTTGATGACGTATATTTTTTCACGAGCTCTGAAAGAAGAGTAATTGCGTCTGCCAAATTATTTGCAAACTCATTCCTAGAACTAGAAGAACTACCAGATGGATTTTTGAACATTCGGAAGGATTTGTTAGATGACTCAAACGCTGCCAAAGACTTGATGGATCaagtcaagaagaagttgaagcCGTTGTTACGTAAGGGCATTGAGCCTCCTCCTCAATTTACATGGCCTGCTAAGATTCCTGAACCATTTGTTGTTCTGACTAGGGTAGTAGAGTTGATGAAGTATCACAAGAAGATTCTTGATTACAACTACAGTAACAAGGATGTGAATTCTTTCCAACAGAGATGGTGCTGTAATGAAGAGccatttcttttcaaagaaaGATGGGATAAATTGTTCAGCgagtttgtttctgtcGATAAAGTAGATCCGTCAAAAATTTCAGAGTTGTATGATACAATGAAATACGACGGACTTCATAATCGTCAATTTCTGGAAAAGATATTTGAACCAGATACAAATATCGAAGAGCTTGAACCTCCTACCCATGAAATTCCAAGTTTGAAAGTCAATTTGGGTCCATTTTCATCTGGTGTAAGCTCGCCTGCAACTACCCCAGGGGGTACCATGTCACCCGCTCTTGGCATGAATACTAAGAATGGACCATTTGATAGAACGGAGTTTGCACATCTCCGTGAACTGTACAGGTTGGCAAAGATCctatttgattttatttgcCCGCAAGAATATGGCATTGAGGACCATGAGAAATTGGATATTGGCTTACTCACCAGTATGCCTCTTGTGAAGCAAATTCTCAATGATATTGAGTCCATTAAGAAGTCAGATACTGGGGCTTGTATGATTTACTTCACCAAGGAATCACACATTTACACTCTGTTGAACGTCATATATGAGTCTCAGATTCCCACTAAGTTGAGCCGTAATGCTTTGCCGGAGCTTGATTACTTGACTCAAATTTGTTTCGAGCTTTACGAGTCCGAGGATCCTACAACTTGTGAGAAGAAGTATTCAATTCGTATCGCGCTTTCGCCAGGATGCAATAGTCAGTCGCCTTTAGATGTGCAACTGGACTCTAAACACTGCATTTCCTGCATTCCAAGAATCTCTTTCACTCGCTAtcttgatgctgatattgcAATTGCCAAGCTTCGCAGCAAGTTTAATCGAGTTTCCATGCCTAAGAAGTTCATTCCAGTgaatatcagcaatgaGGAGGAACAAGACGTTAAAAGCGATGCGTAGCCAATAGGCTGATTGTTTATACTTTATATTTAGAAATATTATGTTGTTTATTGTTTGTTTGAGAACACAAtcaggaaaaaaaagaacacATTtatgcaaaaaaataatttaattgTACTATATCAGGAAGGACCAACAATCCGGTTATAGACTAACTAGTTGTTCAAACAAGGCCGATATACTTTCACCATGGTGATTACGTCTGATGCACTCGGCAAAAATAGaagaaatatcaattaCAGTGAGTTTAGAGCACTTCTCACGGACGTCCTCAGGAATTGGATAGGTATTGGTAACAACGATATTGTCAATGTAGGGGCAGGCATCTAGAGCTTGCAAAGATCCATCACTGAATACGCCATGAGTAGCAACGACAAAAACAGCACGGGCTCCACAGTTCAACCTACAAtgttcagcagcagcaataaagCTTCCAGGACGGTCGATCATATCATCCAATAGAACAGCGGTTTTGCCATTAACATCACCAACGAGAGCAATTAGTCTTTCCTCATGATAGtgatcttcttcgtcatcatcagaaagAGATGCATCCACAGTACCACCAAGAGCATGAGACGAAGTGTCGGTTAGGTGAATAGAGTCCATCATATGGTCAGTACCTCTATCGTCATCAGAATGAATTGTACTATCAACAGAAGGAGATGGGTAGTCATCATCAACGACATGACCTTGAATAACTCGAGCAACATGGATCTCATGGGATTTGACTacctcttcctcctctccGTCAACATCATAATAATCAAGTCTTTGACCATATTGACTAACAATGTCATTATGGGCTTTACCAGCCAGTGGTGAACCTTTCTGAGTAGAAGTCAAAGACTCAGTAAAAGGATCGTCTTCGACTAAATCTGGTTTAGAGGCCGAAGACTCGATTCTTAATTTTGATCCCAAAGCAGGAACATTTCTAGGTTGTGACAAACTTCTTGGACCATTTGAAACTGGGCTAACACTtgactctttttctttagGCAAGTTTTGACTAGAATAAATCTTGGGAAGGGGTCTGTTGTCATTGTGTCTTCTTCTATCTGTGTGAATCATGGCAAAGTTTACCTTGAGAGCATCTGCTAGAGCAGTAACTCGTTTGGTACCACCTGGGTTCTTAGATACAATGACAACTTGGTTTCTATAATCGGGGACATTTTGACGAATCCATCGAGCCAGAGTGGGGCCTGCGTAAAGATTATCAACTGGTTTGGAGAAAAAGCCCTGCATTTGACTTGCGTGAAGATCCATAGTAATTACATGGTCAGCACCGGCCATAATGATAAGATTAGCCAACATACGAGCAGTGATGGCCCCTCTGTGCTTTTTCATCTTGCTCTGCTTAGAATAAGGGAACAAAGGGAGGACAGCTGTGATCTTGTGTGCCGAACCGCCTTTGCAACCAGATATGAAAGTAAGAAGCTCCATTATATGGTCATTAATAGTGTGACTCCCTGATTGAACAATGTAAACATCTTCATCACGGACAGAGACACCAATTTCGATACTGGTTTCACCATTAGAGAATTTTCGGAGAGTGCAAGGACCTGGCTCGACACCCAGTCTATCACAGATAAGTTTACCCAATTCTGGGTGGGACgagccaacaaaaacatGTGACTTTCGCATTGTGATTGTTCACTATTTGTAAATCAACTGACGACTAAATTTTGTGAAAACAAACCGATAATT
The Sugiyamaella lignohabitans strain CBS 10342 chromosome A, complete sequence genome window above contains:
- the VIP1 gene encoding inositol polyphosphate kinase VIP1 (Inositol hexakisphosphate and inositol heptakisphosphate kinase; inositol heptakisphosphate (IP7) production is important for phosphate signaling; involved in cortical actin cytoskeleton function, and invasive pseudohyphal growth analogous to S. pombe asp1; inositol hexakisphosphate is also known as IP6; GO_component: GO:0005737 - cytoplasm [Evidence IEA,IEA]; GO_component: GO:0005737 - cytoplasm [Evidence IDA] [PMID 14562095]; GO_component: GO:0005856 - cytoskeleton [Evidence IEA,IEA]; GO_function: GO:0005524 - ATP binding [Evidence IEA,IEA]; GO_function: GO:0003993 - acid phosphatase activity [Evidence IEA]; GO_function: GO:0033857 - diphosphoinositol-pentakisphosphate kinase activity [Evidence IEA]; GO_function: GO:0000829 - inositol heptakisphosphate kinase activity [Evidence IDA] [PMID 17412958]; GO_function: GO:0052723 - inositol hexakisphosphate 1-kinase activity [Evidence IEA]; GO_function: GO:0052723 - inositol hexakisphosphate 1-kinase activity [Evidence IDA] [PMID 18981179]; GO_function: GO:0052724 - inositol hexakisphosphate 3-kinase activity [Evidence IEA]; GO_function: GO:0052724 - inositol hexakisphosphate 3-kinase activity [Evidence IDA] [PMID 18981179]; GO_function: GO:0000830 - inositol hexakisphosphate 4-kinase activity [Evidence IDA] [PMID 17412958]; GO_function: GO:0000830 - inositol hexakisphosphate 4-kinase activity [Evidence IDA] [PMID 18981179]; GO_function: GO:0000832 - inositol hexakisphosphate 5-kinase activity [Evidence IEA]; GO_function: GO:0000831 - inositol hexakisphosphate 6-kinase activity [Evidence IDA] [PMID 17412958]; GO_function: GO:0000831 - inositol hexakisphosphate 6-kinase activity [Evidence IDA] [PMID 18981179]; GO_function: GO:0016301 - kinase activity [Evidence IEA]; GO_function: GO:0000166 - nucleotide binding [Evidence IEA]; GO_function: GO:0016740 - transferase activity [Evidence IEA]; GO_process: GO:0016311 - dephosphorylation [Evidence IEA]; GO_process: GO:0032958 - inositol phosphate biosynthetic process [Evidence IDA] [PMID 17412958]; GO_process: GO:0016310 - phosphorylation [Evidence IEA]), producing the protein MDLNDPRKQHQPTGLGIDNSSVPTPVAINDDPAISVDNSTKGIAIPTQPPLRHNDSFLNATTYSPDNNPDSIELDLERVTRIGSRDTNNSDSTSGTNSATRTPTPLTSALGLAMRRTVSHSRTFSGSSARIPDLSNATPPIGKIGVCAMESKARSKPCRQILNKLIENGEFETVIFGDKVILDESIENWPTCDFLICFFSTGFPLQKAIEYVELRKPFLVNDLELQKVLWDRRLVLKLLDANNVPTPQRLVISRDGGPKVDEKVRAKLASHGVNLEYEPELQFEMIDDGDTLRLSDGSTLQKPFVEKPVDGEDHNVYVYYPKKSGGGGRRLFRKVGNKSSEYDPELSSPRTKGSFIYERFMDTDNFEDVKAYTVGPDFCHAETRKSPVVDGIVRRNTYGKELRFVTKLSDEEVQMAKNISRSFEQSICGFDLLRVHGKSYVIDVNGFSFVKDNKDYYDNCARILRELFIATKKDRERLNGDSAITVEEKQQKWVLKGSVAIIRHADRTPKQKFKFSFKSQYFVSLLQGHKTEVIIRDKDHLRHVLSVTDKVIEVGAEDPVKLNQLKRALEKKLDLPGTKVQLKPVLSSKEEVEKVQLIIKWGGEPTHSARYQALDLGEQMRKDMMLLNKNCLDDVYFFTSSERRVIASAKLFANSFLELEELPDGFLNIRKDLLDDSNAAKDLMDQVKKKLKPLLRKGIEPPPQFTWPAKIPEPFVVLTRVVELMKYHKKILDYNYSNKDVNSFQQRWCCNEEPFLFKERWDKLFSEFVSVDKVDPSKISELYDTMKYDGLHNRQFLEKIFEPDTNIEELEPPTHEIPSLKVNLGPFSSGVSSPATTPGGTMSPALGMNTKNGPFDRTEFAHLRELYRLAKILFDFICPQEYGIEDHEKLDIGLLTSMPLVKQILNDIESIKKSDTGACMIYFTKESHIYTLLNVIYESQIPTKLSRNALPELDYLTQICFELYESEDPTTCEKKYSIRIALSPGCNSQSPLDVQLDSKHCISCIPRISFTRYLDADIAIAKLRSKFNRVSMPKKFIPVNISNEEEQDVKSDA
- the PRS1 gene encoding ribose phosphate diphosphokinase subunit PRS1 (5-phospho-ribosyl-1(alpha)-pyrophosphate synthetase; synthesizes PRPP, which is required for nucleotide, histidine, and tryptophan biosynthesis; plays a key role in cell wall integrity (CWI) pathway; one of five related enzymes, which are active as heteromultimeric complexes; missense mutations in human homolog PRPS1 are associated with neuropathic Arts syndrome and Charcot-Marie Tooth (CMTX5) disease; GO_component: GO:0005737 - cytoplasm [Evidence IEA,IEA]; GO_component: GO:0005737 - cytoplasm [Evidence IDA] [PMID 11101685]; GO_component: GO:0005737 - cytoplasm [Evidence IDA] [PMID 14562095]; GO_function: GO:0005524 - ATP binding [Evidence IEA]; GO_function: GO:0016301 - kinase activity [Evidence IEA]; GO_function: GO:0000287 - magnesium ion binding [Evidence IEA]; GO_function: GO:0046872 - metal ion binding [Evidence IEA]; GO_function: GO:0000166 - nucleotide binding [Evidence IEA]; GO_function: GO:0004749 - ribose phosphate diphosphokinase activity [Evidence IEA,IEA]; GO_function: GO:0004749 - ribose phosphate diphosphokinase activity [Evidence IGI] [PMID 15280369]; GO_function: GO:0016740 - transferase activity [Evidence IEA]; GO_process: GO:0006015 - 5-phosphoribose 1-diphosphate biosynthetic process [Evidence IEA]; GO_process: GO:0006015 - 5-phosphoribose 1-diphosphate biosynthetic process [Evidence IMP] [PMID 10212224]; GO_process: GO:0006015 - 5-phosphoribose 1-diphosphate biosynthetic process [Evidence IGI] [PMID 15280369]; GO_process: GO:0044249 - cellular biosynthetic process [Evidence IEA]; GO_process: GO:0031505 - fungal-type cell wall organization [Evidence IPI] [PMID 15470112]; GO_process: GO:0009165 - nucleotide biosynthetic process [Evidence IEA,IEA]; GO_process: GO:0016310 - phosphorylation [Evidence IEA]; GO_process: GO:0009156 - ribonucleoside monophosphate biosynthetic process [Evidence IEA]) — protein: MRKSHVFVGSSHPELGKLICDRLGVEPGPCTLRKFSNGETSIEIGVSVRDEDVYIVQSGSHTINDHIMELLTFISGCKGGSAHKITAVLPLFPYSKQSKMKKHRGAITARMLANLIIMAGADHVITMDLHASQMQGFFSKPVDNLYAGPTLARWIRQNVPDYRNQVVIVSKNPGGTKRVTALADALKVNFAMIHTDRRRHNDNRPLPKIYSSQNLPKEKESSVSPVSNGPRSLSQPRNVPALGSKLRIESSASKPDLVEDDPFTESLTSTQKGSPLAGKAHNDIVSQYGQRLDYYDVDGEEEEVVKSHEIHVARVIQGHVVDDDYPSPSVDSTIHSDDDRGTDHMMDSIHLTDTSSHALGGTVDASLSDDDEEDHYHEERLIALVGDVNGKTAVLLDDMIDRPGSFIAAAEHCRLNCGARAVFVVATHGVFSDGSLQALDACPYIDNIVVTNTYPIPEDVREKCSKLTVIDISSIFAECIRRNHHGESISALFEQLVSL